The stretch of DNA TTAACACTACTAACTACAAGAATTATTCGTTTCAAACAACATTTACCTGTCCTCCGTCCAGCCCGTCACAAGATCCGTTGACCAATGCCCAAAGGGGCAGGTCTAGGGGCTAAGCTGTCTCAAAGCATGTAATTCAATCTTTGGTTCACACCTCCCGCTGGGGACGTGCCAAGAACAATTAACGAAATTTTCGCACCATGAAAGGCGGCACCCTTCCGTGAAGTTCCGAGTCGAACGGGATGTTCTGACCGAAGCAGTCAGCTGGGCCGCACGATCCTTGTCNCCCCGCCCTCCAGTACCGGTCCTTTCAGGCCTGTTGCTGAAGGCTGAAGCTGGAACTTTGAGCCTGTCGAGTTTTGACTATGAAATTTCGGCGCGGTTACAAATACCGGCTGACATTTCTGAAGAAGGCACCATTTTGGTTTCCGGTCGCCTGTTGGCTGACATTTGCCGCAGCCTTCCAGCCGCCCCCGTCGAAGTTGAGACAGATGGCAACAAAGTCACTTTGACGTGCCGAAGCAGCCGCTTCCATTTGGCAACCATGCCCGTCAGTGATTACCCGGAACTACCGGCACTTCCAGAGGTGAGTGGAACCGTGGACGGCGAAGCGTTCGCCCAGGCAGTTTCCCAAGTCATTATTGCCTCGAGCAAAGACGACACCCTGCCCATTCTCACTGGCGTTAAAATGGAAATTGAGGGTGACTTGATCACCTTGCTCGCTACCGATAGATATCGGCTTGCGTTGCGTGAAATTCGGTGGAATCCTTCCTCACCCAACATCTCAACGGGTGCTTTAGTGAAAGCCAAAACTCTCAGCGAAGTTGCCAAAACCTTGGGGAGTTCAGGGAACATCAACATCGCGCTCTCAGATAACAATGAACTCATTGGCTTCGAAAGTGGTGGACGCCGAACCACTTCATTGCTGGTCGACGGGGATTACCCCAAAATCCGTTCTTTGTTCCCTGACACCACACCCATCCACGCCACGGTAGAAACCAATGCGTTGGCTGAAGCCGTTCGCCGAGTCTCACTTGTTGCCGAGCGCAATACGCCAGTTCGATTGATCTTCACCGACGGTCAACTCACATTGGATGCAGGTACAGGGGAAGACGCTCAAGCCTCCGAAAACCTTGAAGCAACCCTGGTTGGCGAGGAGATCACTGTGGCATTCAACCCTCATTACCTCAGCGAAGGTTTGAATGCATTTGATAGCAAATATGTCAGGTTCTCGTTTACCTCAGCACCTAAGCCGGCCATGCTAAGCGCGCAGGATGATATTGACGGTGAACGCCGTGACGAATACCGCTACTTGGTTATGCCGGTAAGGTTACCGAACCAATAATTGCTAGCAAAGCTGCACCCACCCTTCAGCAACCAACCCACGGAAATGAGCTATGAACGTGCATATTGGACTCGTTGGACTTGGCAAAATGGGCTTCAACATGAGGGGCCGGTTGCGTGCCGCTCACATTGAGGTCACGGGTTTTGATCAGAATCCTGACGTGTCTGACGTTGCTTCACTGGCTGATTTGGTGGCTGCAGTACCTTCTCCCAGGCTGATCTGGGTGATGGTGCCCTCTGGTGAGATCACCACTTCTGTCATCGCCGGGCTATCGGACCTACTTGAGCCAGGAGACCTACTCATAGACGGCGGAAATTCAAGGTTTACCGAGGATCANAAACACGGTGAAATGTTGGCTTCCAAGAACATTGGATTTATGGATGTTGGAGTTTCTGGTGGTGTTTGGGGCCGNCAAAACGGTTATGGGCTCATGGCAGGTGGCTCATCCGAAGACGTCGCAAAAGCCCTTCCAGTCTTAGACGCGCTCCGTCCTGAAGGTGAAAGAGCCGATAGTTTCGTCCACGTAGGTGGTATCGGCGCAGGCCATTACGCCAAGATGGTCCACAACGGCATCGAGTATGGGTTGATGCAGGCATACGCCGAAGGATACGAGCTTCTTGCCAAGAAGGACATCATTGAAGATTTGCCCGGTACTTTCCGTGCCTGGCAGAAGGGGACGGTTGTTCGTTCCTGGCTACTGGATCTGATGGTTAAAGCACTGGATGAAGATCCAGGTTTGGAATCTATTGATGATTATGTTGAAGATTCNGGGGAAGGACGCTGGACAGTGGAAGAGGCCATTGCCAACGCTGTGCCGGCGCCAGCTATCACAGCAGCACTNTTTGCCAGATTCTCATCGCGTGAGGAGAGCTCACCGGCGATGAAAATGGTCTCTGCGCTGCGCCACCAATTTGGTGGGCATGCCACTAAACCTTCGGGTTCCTAACGGTGGATAAATTTCAGTTCCATGTATCTTGAACATCTTTCCCTCACTGATTTCCGCAGTTATGCACAGGTAGACCTGACACTTGCCCCAGGGGTAACAGTGCTGGTTGGTTCAAATGGTTTGGGTAAAACAAACCTGGTGGAAGCCATCGGCTACCTCTCAACACTTTCGTCCCACCGAGTGAGCCAAGACGGACCTTTGTTGAGGTTTGGCGCAGAGCGTGCACTTATCCGGGCACAGCTGGTGCGGTCCGAACANAAAGTAATGGTTGAAGTTGAAATCAATGCTTCCCGGGCTAACCGCGCGCGTATTAACCGGGCTAATCCCGTGCGTGCTCGCGATATTTTAGGACTGTGCAGGACAGTCTTGTTTGCCCCTGAAGATTTGGCTCTGGTCAANGGGGATCCCGGTAACAGGCGTCGNTTTTTNGATGATTTGTTGGTTGTCCTGCTGCCTAAACATGCAGGGACCCGTAGCGACTACGACCGTGTACTCAAACAGCGAAATGCTCTGCTGAAAACTTCCCGAGCACAGCACTTTTCCCGTGCTGGCGTCTCTGAAGCCCATCTCACTACCCTCGATGCTTGGGATGAACATCTGGCTGTGGCAGCAGCAAATTTGTTAGCAGCCAGGCTGGATCTGCTTAACCGGCTCCGCCCACACATGGCCGAAGCTTATGCGCAGCTGACTGACGGGTCTAAGGTTTTACGTGCACTATATCGCAGCAGTCTAGACCAGTCGATTCTTCACTATGCCTCGGCCACAGACGACGTCGAGTTCCCCAATACGCTTGGCCAGCCAACGGGTGGGTCTACTTCAGAAGTGCAAGAAGTTGAAGACCTTTCACTGTGTACTGTGAACGAGCTGACTCAGAAGTATCGAGTTGAACTGGTACAAACTAGAACCCGTGAACT from Arthrobacter polaris encodes:
- the gnd gene encoding phosphogluconate dehydrogenase (NAD(+)-dependent, decarboxylating), with the protein product MHIGLVGLGKMGFNMRGRLRAAHIEVTGFDQNPDVSDVASLADLVAAVPSPRLIWVMVPSGEITTSVIAGLSDLLEPGDLLIDGGNSRFTEDXKHGEMLASKNIGFMDVGVSGGVWGRQNGYGLMAGGSSEDVAKALPVLDALRPEGERADSFVHVGGIGAGHYAKMVHNGIEYGLMQAYAEGYELLAKKDIIEDLPGTFRAWQKGTVVRSWLLDLMVKALDEDPGLESIDDYVEDSGEGRWTVEEAIANAVPAPAITAALFARFSSREESSPAMKMVSALRHQFGGHATKPSGS
- the recF gene encoding DNA replication/repair protein RecF (All proteins in this family for which functions are known are DNA-binding proteins that assist the filamentation of RecA onto DNA for the initiation of recombination or recombinational repair.); this translates as MYLEHLSLTDFRSYAQVDLTLAPGVTVLVGSNGLGKTNLVEAIGYLSTLSSHRVSQDGPLLRFGAERALIRAQLVRSEXKVMVEVEINASRANRARINRANPVRARDILGLCRTVLFAPEDLALVXGDPGNRRRFXDDLLVVLLPKHAGTRSDYDRVLKQRNALLKTSRAQHFSRAGVSEAHLTTLDAWDEHLAVAAANLLAARLDLLNRLRPHMAEAYAQLTDGSKVLRALYRSSLDQSILHYASATDDVEFPNTLGQPTGGSTSEVQEVEDLSLCTVNELTQKYRVELVQTRTRELERGISLVGPHRDELDLFLGQAPARGYASHGESWSIALALRLASFHVLDEDKHVSGNQPILILDDVFAEXDAQRRRKLALMVSGAEQVLVTAAVGGDIPEELSGSTVQVIPGGVILDE
- the dnaN gene encoding DNA polymerase III subunit beta, which translates into the protein MKFRVERDVLTEAVSWAARSLSPRPPVPVLSGLLLKAEAGTLSLSSFDYEISARLQIPADISEEGTILVSGRLLADICRSLPAAPVEVETDGNKVTLTCRSSRFHLATMPVSDYPELPALPEVSGTVDGEAFAQAVSQVIIASSKDDTLPILTGVKMEIEGDLITLLATDRYRLALREIRWNPSSPNISTGALVKAKTLSEVAKTLGSSGNINIALSDNNELIGFESGGRRTTSLLVDGDYPKIRSLFPDTTPIHATVETNALAEAVRRVSLVAERNTPVRLIFTDGQLTLDAGTGEDAQASENLEATLVGEEITVAFNPHYLSEGLNAFDSKYVRFSFTSAPKPAMLSAQDDIDGERRDEYRYLVMPVRLPNQ